One genomic region from uncultured Subdoligranulum sp. encodes:
- a CDS encoding histidinol phosphatase, which translates to MKVDLHCHTLKVKSGDAATRNVSVEVFAQKIMDADVKIVAITNHNMFDLTQYIKFRDAVTQYCQVWPGVELDILDDSKVHWHLIIVANPQNLSAFDKHVSSLLDNTNRDTITFSMKEVVNCFSALDVLYIPHYHKDPGIPDADFQTLVTLVPEQYRIFRETSNLKSLGIFSNYQFKVIIGSDVQNWNTYETCDFAELRLPVESFEQFVLLAKRDAVNVETLLTRTHPVSVSVSPHPSIHFNLTLYPEMNVIFGQKGTGKSEILNSMKNSLENLGKSCKYYRGSQRDEDFKSILSTSGMKRDPLYMGVPNCSNEFEYIRTWSDFRPTPLSEYVTWQTTKQNNRNKNRMKITLATKLTTNAHSVYSKKKKDKNNVTKIAELLRSIDINLYLSSEDANRLNNLIATLADRTTDETIKSFIEWEATVLSNYSIEQIKSIADKNTDTKSHPSTTGFYDFAIRRLRLLKNVRTILKALSTAPKNEDAYLGVLEDKGSIYIRSSYRMLCPESRTSEFALGIRNLREVNTSLNNLQNEICSASLVSVVSQFNDLCREHNIKDVAPFIGLSKLIVGEGKEGGKDHLPYEPSNGEKGILLLQKSLSSPADAYLIDEPELGMGNSYIDQCIRPKLSDLAKEHKIVVVATHNANIAVRTLPYQTIFRKYDKGAYYTYTGNPFTNKLVDINDPDNVLSWKDESMHTLEGGKEAFYEREHIYEIGSHQC; encoded by the coding sequence ATGAAAGTTGATCTTCATTGCCACACCTTAAAGGTAAAATCAGGTGATGCGGCAACCAGAAATGTATCCGTTGAAGTATTCGCCCAGAAAATAATGGACGCTGATGTGAAGATCGTCGCCATCACCAATCACAATATGTTTGACTTGACCCAATACATTAAATTTCGTGATGCTGTTACACAGTACTGCCAAGTTTGGCCCGGCGTTGAACTTGATATTCTTGACGACTCTAAAGTTCATTGGCACTTAATTATTGTTGCCAATCCCCAAAATTTATCTGCTTTTGACAAACATGTATCTTCACTATTGGACAACACGAACAGAGATACCATTACCTTCTCTATGAAAGAGGTCGTTAATTGCTTTTCTGCTTTAGACGTATTGTATATTCCGCATTATCATAAAGATCCCGGAATTCCTGATGCAGACTTTCAAACATTAGTAACTTTGGTACCAGAACAATATCGAATTTTCCGGGAGACATCTAATTTGAAATCTCTAGGGATTTTTTCTAACTATCAATTTAAGGTCATCATCGGAAGCGATGTGCAAAATTGGAACACGTATGAAACTTGCGATTTTGCGGAACTCCGTTTGCCAGTAGAATCTTTTGAGCAATTCGTATTGCTCGCCAAAAGAGACGCTGTTAATGTTGAGACTCTTCTAACTCGAACTCACCCTGTCTCTGTCAGTGTCTCTCCTCACCCATCAATTCATTTTAACTTAACTCTGTATCCAGAAATGAATGTGATTTTTGGTCAAAAAGGGACAGGTAAGAGTGAAATTCTAAATTCCATGAAAAATTCGCTCGAAAACCTTGGAAAATCATGTAAATATTATCGCGGTTCTCAACGCGACGAAGACTTCAAAAGCATCCTATCAACTTCCGGAATGAAACGAGATCCCCTATATATGGGAGTTCCTAATTGTAGCAATGAGTTTGAGTATATTCGTACTTGGAGTGATTTTCGTCCTACACCATTATCTGAATATGTCACATGGCAAACAACAAAGCAGAATAACCGTAACAAAAATCGGATGAAAATCACGCTTGCCACAAAGCTAACTACCAATGCACATTCCGTCTATTCGAAAAAGAAGAAAGATAAAAACAATGTCACAAAAATTGCCGAGCTTCTTCGATCCATTGATATAAATTTATACTTATCCTCCGAAGATGCGAACAGATTAAATAATTTAATTGCTACATTGGCGGACCGAACCACTGATGAAACAATCAAATCTTTTATAGAATGGGAAGCCACAGTGCTCTCAAATTACAGTATCGAACAAATCAAATCTATCGCAGACAAAAACACTGATACGAAATCTCACCCTTCTACAACCGGATTTTACGACTTTGCAATTAGGCGCCTTAGACTCTTAAAAAACGTCCGGACTATATTAAAGGCGCTCTCTACTGCCCCCAAAAACGAGGATGCTTACCTCGGTGTTCTGGAAGATAAAGGTTCGATCTACATACGCTCCTCTTATCGAATGCTTTGCCCCGAATCACGTACTTCTGAGTTTGCCCTCGGGATTCGCAACCTTAGAGAAGTCAACACCAGCTTAAACAACCTACAAAACGAAATTTGTTCTGCATCCTTAGTTTCTGTAGTATCTCAATTCAATGACCTTTGTCGAGAACACAATATTAAAGACGTTGCACCATTCATTGGGCTTTCAAAACTAATTGTTGGAGAAGGTAAAGAAGGAGGAAAAGACCACCTCCCCTATGAACCTTCAAATGGGGAAAAAGGCATTCTACTTTTACAAAAATCGCTATCTTCGCCTGCTGACGCCTATTTAATTGATGAACCTGAACTTGGGATGGGCAACTCCTATATCGATCAGTGTATTAGACCAAAACTTAGTGATTTGGCCAAAGAGCATAAAATAGTAGTGGTTGCCACGCACAACGCTAATATAGCTGTACGGACGTTACCATATCAAACCATTTTTCGCAAATACGATAAAGGTGCTTACTACACATATACCGGGAACCCGTTCACAAATAAACTAGTGGATATCAATGACCCCGACAATGTACTTTCGTGGAAAGACGAGAGTATGCATACACTAGAAGGAGGGAAAGAAGCTTTTTATGAACGAGAACACATCTACGAAATCGGTAGTCATCAATGTTGA
- a CDS encoding FHA domain-containing protein, whose protein sequence is MKTLKTTLSAVWMVVLCLAACFAVSAEETTTATSGAGSFRVEQIYVNVPEMDVFFYALDAQGNSYTPMVVQAAGLELTVGDQHLDTSSLGQADSPICYLVALDNSADIDPVDFRQMRAAIWQLIRSKGENDQIALYTLAGGTTCVQSATSDSTALYKALAAIQQADGQMDMAGAAARVASDIQEEYQALAPRKAVFVCTDGQRIVTNPALLAGLLTDVSSKLNVAMYTFVGSGSPDTLAVLNTMSDGRIIPCTMTGMGEELLAKQQLFATALELRTEVPESLYGERQEIVTLSAPSLGSAVQSSSTVYMGFQMEKPMVDEVQVLGRNKLELTMNQAINPNATRPQFYHVVTNDIWNWYVPIKKVEISEDGRTVTLTTGDLYKGEYHVALNKVSSRMSPANVSTLREQTDFTIAVWPRDNAFYLARFRLPLAVALVVLAALALRWRQLRRHDRSAEQAAEAEHLLTGTEGATALPRRWVTLFWAQRGSIAESRWAGMVESSLMLGSDASQCDLCLPDAKIRPQHCLLCVRGEALLVQTLSPEAAVFVNGERIDGEHRLQNNDTLRLGRTTIRLVL, encoded by the coding sequence GTGAAGACATTGAAGACCACATTGTCCGCGGTGTGGATGGTGGTGCTGTGCCTGGCGGCTTGTTTTGCCGTCTCGGCGGAGGAGACCACCACGGCGACCAGCGGCGCGGGCAGTTTCCGGGTGGAGCAGATCTACGTCAACGTGCCGGAAATGGACGTTTTTTTCTATGCACTGGACGCCCAGGGCAATTCCTACACCCCCATGGTGGTGCAGGCGGCAGGCCTGGAACTGACGGTGGGGGACCAGCATCTGGACACCAGTTCCCTGGGCCAGGCGGACAGCCCCATCTGCTACCTGGTGGCGCTGGACAACAGCGCCGACATTGACCCGGTGGATTTCCGGCAGATGCGGGCGGCCATCTGGCAGCTCATCCGCAGCAAAGGGGAGAACGACCAGATCGCCCTCTACACCCTGGCAGGGGGGACGACCTGTGTGCAGTCGGCCACTTCGGATTCCACGGCGCTCTACAAGGCGCTGGCGGCCATCCAGCAGGCCGACGGCCAGATGGATATGGCCGGGGCGGCCGCCCGGGTGGCCAGCGACATCCAGGAGGAATACCAGGCCCTGGCGCCGCGCAAGGCGGTGTTTGTCTGCACCGACGGACAGCGCATCGTCACCAACCCGGCGCTGCTGGCCGGACTGCTCACCGATGTGAGCAGCAAACTCAACGTGGCCATGTACACCTTTGTGGGCAGCGGCTCGCCGGACACGCTGGCGGTGCTGAACACCATGTCGGACGGGCGGATCATCCCCTGCACCATGACCGGGATGGGGGAGGAACTGCTGGCCAAACAGCAGCTGTTTGCCACGGCGCTGGAACTGCGCACCGAGGTGCCGGAAAGTCTGTACGGCGAACGGCAGGAGATCGTCACCCTGTCGGCGCCCAGCCTGGGCAGCGCGGTGCAGAGCAGTTCCACCGTCTATATGGGCTTTCAGATGGAGAAGCCCATGGTGGATGAGGTACAGGTGCTGGGGCGCAACAAGCTGGAACTGACGATGAACCAGGCCATCAACCCCAACGCCACCCGGCCGCAGTTCTACCATGTGGTCACCAACGATATCTGGAACTGGTACGTGCCCATAAAAAAGGTGGAGATCAGCGAGGACGGCCGCACGGTAACGCTGACCACCGGTGACCTCTACAAGGGCGAGTACCATGTGGCCCTGAACAAGGTATCCAGCCGGATGTCCCCCGCCAACGTGAGCACGCTGCGGGAACAGACCGACTTTACCATCGCGGTCTGGCCCCGGGATAACGCCTTTTATCTGGCGCGGTTCCGGCTGCCTCTGGCGGTGGCGCTGGTGGTGCTGGCGGCGCTGGCCCTGCGTTGGCGGCAGCTGCGGCGGCATGACCGCAGCGCCGAGCAGGCGGCGGAGGCCGAGCATCTGCTCACCGGCACCGAGGGCGCGACCGCGCTGCCCCGCCGCTGGGTGACGCTCTTCTGGGCCCAGCGCGGTTCCATTGCGGAGAGCCGCTGGGCCGGCATGGTGGAGAGCAGCCTGATGCTGGGCAGCGATGCGTCCCAGTGTGATCTCTGCCTGCCAGACGCCAAAATCCGGCCCCAGCACTGCCTGCTCTGCGTGCGGGGCGAGGCGCTGCTGGTACAGACGCTGTCCCCCGAGGCAGCCGTGTTTGTGAACGGAGAACGGATAGACGGGGAACACCGTCTGCAAAACAACGATACCCTGCGCCTGGGCCGCACGACGATCCGGCTGGTGCTGTGA
- a CDS encoding FHA domain-containing protein, with the protein MPSEIVFLITEQRNKQRITLPSDRGAYRFGRSAQCEYVLRRNNVGDRQFTIACTDGQWTVTDDSSACNTWYNNRYLTAGETCALQPGDVIGLNTDGDAATQEITFRVEEIHTVQGSAEGPRQEQPDAAVLREVDIRRKKRVLIGRADDCDIKLVSDRVSRHHCEVVYRDGQFEVRDLGSTNGTYVDGVRISRMALRNGAVINVPTQVFAFTGGLLHYHEHKSGISVQLLNVYKTVQDRNTGKPLNIVDGTSLEIEPNSFVVLVGGSGTGKSSLLTCITGTAPCTAGSVRFDGLDTRDNRNAFDAVLGYVPQKDIMHDNLTVEQSLTFTAKLRIAHDASRAEIAAAVAHAIEAVDLTGREKTLISQLSGGQKKRVSIAMELLASPRLLILDEPTSGLSPDLDRSMMELCRKLSHQNCTVLMVTHNMANINLCDKIAFLGVGGVLCYYGPPEHLNSYFDVELTSDIFEKLRVPELIEQYRCKYYTTPEFNRLVAAWPEAAQEADKRCDQSN; encoded by the coding sequence GTGCCGAGCGAAATTGTCTTTCTCATTACCGAACAGCGCAACAAGCAGCGCATCACGCTGCCCTCCGACCGGGGCGCCTATCGGTTCGGCCGCAGCGCCCAGTGTGAGTATGTGCTGCGCCGGAACAACGTGGGGGACCGCCAGTTCACCATCGCCTGCACCGACGGGCAGTGGACCGTCACCGATGATTCCAGCGCCTGCAACACCTGGTACAACAACCGTTACCTAACGGCGGGGGAGACCTGTGCCCTCCAGCCAGGGGACGTGATCGGGCTGAACACCGACGGGGATGCCGCCACCCAGGAGATCACCTTCCGGGTGGAGGAAATCCACACGGTGCAGGGCAGCGCCGAGGGACCCCGCCAGGAGCAGCCCGATGCCGCCGTGCTGCGGGAGGTGGACATCCGCCGGAAAAAGCGGGTGCTCATCGGCCGCGCCGACGACTGCGACATCAAGCTGGTCAGCGACCGGGTGTCCCGCCACCACTGCGAGGTGGTCTACCGGGACGGCCAGTTTGAGGTGCGGGACCTGGGGTCCACCAACGGCACCTATGTGGACGGCGTGCGCATCAGCCGGATGGCGCTGCGCAACGGTGCGGTCATCAATGTGCCCACCCAGGTGTTTGCCTTCACCGGCGGGCTGCTCCACTACCACGAGCACAAGAGCGGCATCAGTGTGCAGCTGCTCAACGTATACAAGACGGTGCAGGACCGCAACACCGGCAAACCGCTGAACATTGTGGACGGCACCAGCCTGGAGATCGAGCCCAACAGCTTTGTGGTGCTGGTGGGCGGGTCGGGCACCGGCAAATCCAGCCTGCTCACCTGCATCACCGGCACAGCCCCCTGCACGGCGGGCAGCGTGCGGTTTGACGGCCTGGACACCCGGGACAACCGCAACGCCTTCGACGCGGTGCTGGGCTACGTGCCCCAGAAAGATATCATGCACGACAACCTGACGGTGGAGCAGAGCCTGACCTTCACAGCCAAGCTGCGCATCGCCCACGACGCCAGCCGGGCGGAGATCGCCGCGGCGGTGGCCCATGCCATCGAGGCGGTGGACCTGACCGGCCGGGAAAAGACGCTGATCTCCCAGCTGTCGGGCGGCCAGAAAAAGCGGGTATCCATCGCCATGGAGCTGCTGGCCAGTCCCCGGCTGCTCATCCTGGACGAGCCCACCAGCGGCCTGTCGCCGGACCTGGACCGCAGCATGATGGAACTTTGCCGCAAGCTCAGCCACCAGAACTGCACGGTGCTCATGGTCACCCACAATATGGCCAACATCAACCTCTGCGATAAAATCGCCTTTCTGGGGGTGGGGGGCGTGCTCTGCTACTACGGCCCGCCGGAGCATCTCAATTCCTATTTTGATGTGGAACTCACCAGTGATATCTTTGAAAAACTGCGGGTGCCGGAACTGATCGAGCAATACCGCTGCAAGTATTACACCACACCGGAGTTCAACCGCCTGGTGGCGGCCTGGCCCGAGGCAGCACAGGAGGCGGACAAGCGATGCGACCAATCGAACTGA